A single Thermosynechococcus vestitus BP-1 DNA region contains:
- a CDS encoding J domain-containing protein, translating to MAHLSPSRTHYDILEVAPTASLAEIRRAYREKSKLYHPDTTTLPLAIAREEFHRLNEAYAVLTNPEQRQWYDLQLRLRSQSKPLSTTAIGASSRAQGSVRSTAVPTDDRPLSPGELFALFILGLTFVSCLVLAVIVGLSQQGQEWILQIVSRISEVG from the coding sequence ATGGCACATCTGTCCCCGTCGCGAACCCACTACGACATCCTGGAGGTGGCCCCCACGGCCTCGTTGGCAGAGATTCGCCGCGCTTATCGGGAAAAGAGTAAGCTCTACCACCCTGATACGACGACCTTGCCGCTGGCGATCGCCCGCGAGGAGTTTCATCGCCTCAATGAGGCCTACGCAGTGCTGACTAACCCAGAGCAACGGCAGTGGTATGACTTGCAATTGCGCCTGCGGTCACAGTCAAAACCGCTAAGCACGACGGCGATAGGTGCCTCTTCCCGCGCTCAGGGGTCTGTGCGTTCCACTGCTGTGCCGACCGACGATCGCCCCCTCTCGCCGGGGGAGCTATTTGCCCTGTTTATCTTGGGGCTCACCTTTGTCAGCTGTCTGGTTCTGGCGGTGATTGTCGGTTTGTCCCAACAGGGGCAAGAATGGATCTTGCAAATTGTCAGTCGCATCTCAGAGGTCGGATGA
- a CDS encoding type IV pilus twitching motility protein PilT: MELMIEDLMEQVVANGGSDLHISAGIPPYVRISGKLTPMDYEPLTPEQCQRLIFSMLNNTQRKHLEQNWELDCSYGVRGLARFRVNVYKDRGTYAACLRALSSKIPTFEQLGLPNIVREMSERPRGLILVTGPTGSGKTTTLAAMIDLINKTRAEHILTIEDPIEFVYEPIKSLIHQRQVGEDTKSFANALRAALREDPDIILVGEMRDLETIQLAITAAETGHLVFGTLHTSSAAQTVDRMVDVFPPEQQQQIRVQLSNSLVAVFSQTLVPKKNPKPGEFGRIMAQEIMVVTPAISNLIREGKTSQIYSAIQTGGKLGMQTLEKVLADYYRAGIITYEAAMAKSSRQDELQRLIGSGTPAAVAR; this comes from the coding sequence ATGGAGTTGATGATTGAGGATCTCATGGAGCAGGTCGTGGCCAACGGTGGTTCAGACTTGCACATTTCAGCAGGTATCCCCCCCTACGTACGCATCAGCGGTAAATTAACCCCAATGGATTACGAGCCCCTTACCCCAGAGCAATGCCAGCGCCTGATCTTCAGTATGCTCAACAATACCCAACGCAAGCACCTAGAGCAAAACTGGGAGTTGGACTGCTCCTATGGCGTGCGGGGTTTAGCCCGGTTCCGCGTCAATGTCTATAAAGATCGGGGGACCTATGCCGCTTGCTTGCGGGCTTTGAGTTCCAAAATTCCCACGTTTGAGCAGTTGGGCTTGCCCAACATTGTTCGCGAAATGAGTGAGCGGCCACGGGGCTTGATTCTGGTGACTGGGCCGACGGGATCAGGGAAAACCACAACCTTGGCGGCAATGATTGACCTGATCAACAAAACCCGCGCTGAGCATATTCTGACGATTGAAGACCCGATTGAGTTTGTCTATGAACCAATCAAGAGCCTGATCCACCAGCGGCAGGTGGGGGAAGACACCAAGAGTTTTGCCAATGCCCTACGGGCAGCGCTGCGGGAAGACCCCGACATTATCCTCGTGGGTGAGATGCGCGACTTGGAAACGATTCAGCTTGCCATCACAGCAGCGGAAACAGGTCACTTGGTCTTTGGTACGTTGCACACCAGTTCAGCAGCACAAACCGTTGACCGCATGGTGGATGTGTTTCCCCCTGAGCAGCAACAGCAAATTCGCGTCCAGTTGTCCAACTCCTTGGTAGCCGTCTTTAGCCAGACACTGGTTCCGAAGAAAAATCCCAAGCCCGGTGAATTTGGACGGATTATGGCGCAAGAGATCATGGTGGTTACCCCTGCTATCTCCAACCTGATTCGCGAAGGCAAGACGTCACAGATTTATTCGGCAATTCAAACGGGTGGCAAGCTGGGGATGCAAACTCTTGAAAAGGTGCTGGCCGATTATTATCGTGCCGGCATCATCACCTATGAAGCAGCAATGGCCAAGTCTTCGCGTCAGGACGAGCTGCAACGTCTTATTGGTAGCGGTACACCGGCGGCAGTAGCACGCTAG
- a CDS encoding GspE/PulE family protein, with product MVNTSPSSSRKALTVRGRAASPTERAIVASGYASIDQVREAMNTARKTGKSLVAVLQEITGTTMPPDVLRQYHKQQLFELKVIYGVDCLDPELNRFPTEQIEELIATIVPIDTCRTYQVIPIAKHLDADPPYLLVAMVDPDNLQAIDNLTRLLRSHNLTLKRMVITLEDYQRLIDPILNKQVAETAASKNAPAEIGDLNIEEDIEAIGGLEEVAGEQEVDLAEALRGAEDAPIIALVNKILAKALTEGVSDIHVEPQEEYLRIRFRKDGVLHQAFDPLPKKIVPAVVSRFKILADLDIAERRAPQDGRIRKMFQGRRVDFRVNTLPSRWGEKVCLRILDNSATQLGLDKLITDPESLAIVREMTKRPFGLILVTGPTGSGKTTTLYSALAECNSPGVNISTAEDPIEYTLPGLTQVQVIREKGMDFASILRAFLRQDPDVILVGETRDKETAKTAIEAALTGHLVLTTLHTNDAPSAIARLSEMGIEPFMVSASLIGVVAQRLMRRVCSECRIPYTPTPEELARFGLSASKDVNLTLYKANKLTPEQIQAAKASGQPICSKCGGVGYKGRVGVYEIMRVTERLQRLITEAAPTEQIKEAAVEEGMKTLLAYSLELVKQGLTTFEEVERVTFTDTGLEAELKAKRKSSLTCRGCGAELAPEWLDCPYCMTPRFLD from the coding sequence ATGGTCAACACATCCCCATCTTCCTCTCGCAAAGCACTTACCGTACGGGGTAGAGCCGCTAGCCCCACAGAACGGGCCATTGTTGCTTCCGGTTACGCCAGTATCGATCAAGTGCGGGAAGCTATGAACACCGCCCGCAAAACTGGCAAGTCCCTAGTAGCCGTGTTGCAGGAGATTACGGGCACCACGATGCCCCCCGATGTGTTACGCCAGTACCACAAACAACAGCTTTTTGAACTCAAAGTCATCTATGGGGTTGATTGCCTCGATCCCGAACTCAATCGTTTCCCCACTGAGCAAATCGAGGAACTGATTGCCACAATTGTACCCATTGACACCTGCCGCACCTACCAAGTCATTCCCATTGCCAAGCACCTGGATGCCGACCCCCCCTATCTGTTGGTGGCGATGGTCGATCCCGACAACCTCCAAGCCATTGACAACCTTACCCGTCTGCTGCGCAGTCATAACCTCACCCTCAAGCGGATGGTAATTACCCTAGAGGACTACCAACGCCTCATTGATCCGATTCTCAATAAGCAGGTGGCAGAAACCGCCGCCAGCAAAAATGCCCCTGCCGAGATCGGTGACCTCAACATTGAAGAAGACATCGAAGCCATAGGCGGCCTCGAAGAGGTGGCAGGGGAACAGGAAGTTGACCTCGCTGAAGCCTTAAGGGGGGCAGAGGATGCGCCCATTATTGCCCTGGTGAACAAAATCCTAGCCAAGGCGCTCACCGAAGGGGTCTCTGACATCCACGTCGAACCCCAGGAGGAATACCTGCGGATTCGTTTCCGCAAAGATGGGGTGCTCCACCAAGCCTTTGATCCACTGCCAAAGAAAATCGTGCCAGCGGTAGTTTCTCGCTTCAAGATCTTGGCTGACCTCGATATTGCGGAGCGGCGTGCCCCCCAAGATGGTCGTATCCGCAAAATGTTCCAAGGGCGACGGGTGGACTTCCGCGTGAATACCCTCCCCAGCCGCTGGGGTGAGAAAGTGTGTTTGCGGATTCTCGATAACTCCGCCACTCAATTGGGTCTCGACAAACTGATTACCGACCCTGAGAGTCTTGCCATCGTGCGGGAAATGACCAAGCGCCCCTTTGGTCTCATCCTCGTTACAGGTCCGACGGGTTCAGGGAAAACCACCACCCTGTACTCAGCACTCGCCGAATGTAATAGCCCCGGTGTCAACATCAGTACAGCAGAAGACCCGATTGAATACACCCTGCCGGGCCTGACGCAGGTGCAGGTCATTCGGGAAAAGGGCATGGACTTTGCCTCAATTCTACGGGCCTTTCTCCGCCAAGACCCCGATGTCATTCTGGTGGGGGAAACCCGCGACAAGGAAACAGCAAAAACCGCTATTGAAGCTGCCCTGACGGGTCACTTGGTGTTAACCACCCTGCACACCAACGATGCGCCGAGCGCGATCGCCCGCCTTTCGGAAATGGGAATTGAGCCTTTCATGGTTTCCGCTTCCCTGATTGGTGTCGTGGCACAGCGCCTCATGCGGCGGGTATGCAGTGAGTGTCGCATTCCCTACACCCCTACCCCTGAAGAACTAGCCCGTTTTGGACTATCAGCCTCTAAGGACGTTAACCTCACCCTCTACAAAGCCAATAAACTCACACCCGAGCAGATTCAAGCGGCCAAAGCCAGTGGCCAACCCATCTGTAGTAAATGTGGTGGCGTAGGCTACAAAGGACGGGTTGGTGTTTATGAAATCATGCGGGTGACCGAACGGCTACAACGCCTGATTACAGAAGCTGCCCCCACCGAGCAAATTAAAGAAGCCGCCGTCGAAGAGGGGATGAAAACCCTGTTGGCCTACAGCTTGGAGCTTGTTAAACAGGGACTGACAACCTTTGAGGAGGTGGAGCGGGTGACCTTTACAGACACTGGGCTAGAGGCAGAGCTGAAAGCCAAGCGGAAGAGCTCGCTGACCTGTCGCGGTTGTGGTGCTGAACTGGCGCCTGAGTGGTTGGATTGTCCCTATTGCATGACTCCCCGCTTTCTAGATTAA
- a CDS encoding lipopolysaccharide assembly protein LapA domain-containing protein, with translation MRRFLLFLLWMISSGAIALFSVQNAKAVSLKFLFWQSIEMPLGLLLIFVAAIALWVPYLARPLRP, from the coding sequence ATGCGTCGCTTTTTACTCTTTTTACTCTGGATGATCAGCAGTGGGGCGATCGCCCTCTTTTCCGTACAGAATGCAAAAGCAGTGTCCCTAAAATTTTTATTTTGGCAATCCATTGAGATGCCCCTGGGCTTGCTCCTGATCTTTGTGGCAGCGATCGCCCTGTGGGTGCCCTATTTAGCCCGTCCGCTGCGGCCATGA